The nucleotide sequence CCACGACTTAAATGTACCGGCTAAAATTTGACGACGTGCCTCCTGAGTAAGCCATACATAAAATGCCAGATTATGTATCGAGGCTATCTGCATGGCCAGTATTTCTTCACTAATGAATAAATGGCGCAAATAGGCTTTACTGTAACATGTATCGACATAAGAAGTTCCCTCCGGGTCGAGAGGAGAAAAATCATCGGCCCACTTTTTATTCCGCATATTCATGATACCGTTACGGGTAAACAGCATACCATTGCGCCCATTGCGAGTAGGCATCACACAGTCGAACATATCGACACCCCGCTCTATACCTTCCAATATATTGGCCGGTGTCCCCACCCCCATTAGATAACGTGGTTTATCCTGAGGCAAGACCTCGTTGACAACCTCTATCATCTCATACATTTTTTCCGTAGGTTCGCCCACTGCCAATCCGCCGATGGCATTACCGTCAGCACCCAAATCGGCGACATGCTTCGCAGCCTCTATACGCAAATCGGGATAGACACAGCCTTGTACAATCGGGAAAAAAGTTTGCTTATAACCATACAAACCCTCCGTTTCACAAAAGTGTTTCCACCCCCGGTCGAGCCAACGGCGTGTCAAGGCCAATGATTTCTTGGCATAGTCGTAATCGGCATCGCCCGGAGTACACTCGTCGAGCGCCATCATAATATCCGCTCCGATAATACGTTGGGTATCTACCACATTTTCGGGAGTAAAAAGATGTTTCGAGCCATCGATATGCGAACGAAAGTGGGCCCCCTCTTCTGTCAGTTTCCGACGGTCGGACAAAGAAAAAACCTGAAACCCCCCACTATCGGTAAGAATAGGACGTTCCCAACCGTTAAACCGGTGCAGTCCACCGGCCTGACGCAATATATCCAATCCCGGACGTAAATACAGATGATAGGTATTCCCCAAGATTATTTGTGCCTTAATATCGTCCCTCAACTCGCGCTGATGCACGGCCTTGACCGAGGCCACCGTTCCCACAGGCATAAATATAGGGGTCTGTATCTTCCCATGATCGGTCGTTATCACTCCGGCCCTCGCATGGGTACACTCATCGGTATGTACCAGTTCAAAATCCATTGTCCGTCCTTTTTACTCGAAAAAATAACACAAATGAAAAAACAGAAAAACTGATTGACAACATCTGCTCGAAAAAACTCAAAACAGTTTCTTTACTTTATTCGGGAACAAAGATAATGCAAGGCGAATATAGAACAAAATTTATTTTAGCTCTGTTGGGTCATGCCTGTCTTGGACTGTCGTCAAAAAATGCGAACTGCTGTCAGAAGCAAATGATGGACAAAATCAAATAAACTTGATTTTCACTAAAAACGACAAGACACACCGACAAACATAAAAAACATTAAAAAGAATTACTTCGATATCTTTATCCTACGGAGTATTTACAAATACGTTTATATAATATTATATCGGTTAATTTCTTTTTAAACATCGAGTAGTTTATCAAATAGAAGATATATTTGCAGCTGTTATGCTGACGCCTCGAACGATAATAGTTTTTTTATGTTGGACATGCGGGCTGTCTTTTTTCTGCCACACCGCATATGCCCAATCTTCCACGCCTCCTCCCATGCGGCCGGGCAATGGGTCGGAATTGGAAATAAAAGGAGGTGAATTGTCGTGGCCCCGTACCGAACAGCTACCCTCTTCTACACCCAACGATCGGTTCATGCAGAAAAAGCTGAACGAGCACCTCGAATCTGCATCTTTAAACATCATGCGTCCCTCAACCATGTTTCCCGAAAATCCATCGGAATTCATGTTAAACGTAATTTTACTGCACGCAGTGAAAGACAGCATAGCCAGCCTTCACGACGAAACAATCGCGCGAATGGTCGATATGTTTGTATTACGTAACTTGTTACGGCCTCTCTCCAATGACAAACCCGCTCCTGTCAACAGCTGGTCGATGAGTGCACCCAACACCATGCCCTTCGGTATAGGCGTCTCTTATGTGGGACTCCTCGACCCTGTCGAAATATACCGTAACTGGCAACGCAAGAAAAGAGCCCTACGCACCAAAATGGTTTTAATGACCCTTTTCGGGAACACTACCCGCCCGCTCACCAAACATGAGACTGATTCAATAAAACGAAGCATCGAATGGAAACGTAATGTCCCGGTAAGTACGATTGCCAATCCCGTTCAGATATCCACCTTACTGAAAAACGATACCATCGTCGAACCTTCCAAGCCGAAATTTACAGCACCGCTCTTTGGAAAAGAGCGTCCCCAAACGGCTATCGATACCATCTCCGCAGCATCTTCACCGAAAATAAACGAGACCCGATAGCCTCTGTTCCTCCGAACTTTCTATGCTGCATCCGTGTTGTAAAAAATAAACAAGTCATTTTGTCAGAAACAAAAAGAATTATAAATGAACTTCTTATAGATCCGAACCTTTCCAACGTATCGGAAATATAGACATTATGTCATATTAACAGATTGATTTTCAGACAATATTTCATTAAAACACGGCTGGCATTTCTTTTGACTATATCCCAATGTAAAAACAAAAAAAAGATAAAATAGAAAGGAGAATAAATATATGAATTTCGACAATTTCACAATCAAATCGCAGGAGGCTATCCAAAAGGCTGTGGAGATTGTTCGTAATCACAACGAACAATCCATAGAACCGGTACACCTTCTAAAAGGTATCTTGCAAGTAGGCGAAAGCCTCACCTCATACCTTTTTCAAAAATTGGGAGTCAACGCAGGATTGCTAAACAACCAAGTCGACAGAGAAATAGAATCGCTTCCGAAAGTGAACGGAGGTGAGCCCTATCTGAGTCGGGAAGCTAACGATGCTCTACAAAAAGCAATCGACTATTCCAATAAACTCGGAGACCAGTTCGTGGCATTGGAAGCCATGCTCATGGGATTATTCCTCGTGAAAAGTCCGGCCTCTGCATTCATGAAAGATGCAGGCATAACCGAAAAAGAACTGGGCGCAGCTATCGACGAATTGCGAAAAGGGAAGAAAGTAACCGCAGCTTCGGCCGAAGACACCTACAATGCGTTGAGCAAATATGCAATCAATTTGAACGAACGTGCCCGTAACGGGAAACTCGACCCTGTTATCGGACGAGACGAAGAAATCAGACGTGTATTACAAATTCTGAGTCGTCGAACCAAAAACAATCCTATCTTGATAGGTGAACCGGGTACGGGTAAAACAGCCATAGCCGAAGGACTGGCGCATCGTATCGTACGCGGAGACGTTCCCGAAAACCTGAAAAGCAAACAAATCTTTTCTCTCGACATGGGAGCTTTGGTTGCCGGAGCCAAATACAAAGGAGAATTTGAAGAAAGGCTGAAATCGG is from Barnesiella intestinihominis YIT 11860 and encodes:
- the tgt gene encoding tRNA guanosine(34) transglycosylase Tgt; the protein is MDFELVHTDECTHARAGVITTDHGKIQTPIFMPVGTVASVKAVHQRELRDDIKAQIILGNTYHLYLRPGLDILRQAGGLHRFNGWERPILTDSGGFQVFSLSDRRKLTEEGAHFRSHIDGSKHLFTPENVVDTQRIIGADIMMALDECTPGDADYDYAKKSLALTRRWLDRGWKHFCETEGLYGYKQTFFPIVQGCVYPDLRIEAAKHVADLGADGNAIGGLAVGEPTEKMYEMIEVVNEVLPQDKPRYLMGVGTPANILEGIERGVDMFDCVMPTRNGRNGMLFTRNGIMNMRNKKWADDFSPLDPEGTSYVDTCYSKAYLRHLFISEEILAMQIASIHNLAFYVWLTQEARRQILAGTFKSWKDEMICRVTTRL